The following proteins are co-located in the Trichormus variabilis 0441 genome:
- the rpiA gene encoding ribose-5-phosphate isomerase RpiA, with product MTVTADPVTLMKQEVGKAAAALVKSGSIVGLGTGSTTAYTIQYLGDRLKSGELTDIVGIPTSFQSEVLSKQYGVPLTTLDAVDHIDIAIDGADEVDPQKNLIKGGGAAHTREKVVDYLANQFIVVVDSGKLVDRLGSVFAVPVEVIPMAITPVTNAIKQLGGKPELRMGVKKAGPVITDQGNFVLDVRFDSIDDPVNLEKILNNIPGVLENGIFVNCADIVLVGEVKDGQPLVRQL from the coding sequence ATGACCGTTACAGCAGACCCCGTGACTTTGATGAAGCAAGAAGTGGGCAAAGCCGCCGCCGCCTTGGTAAAGTCCGGCTCGATTGTAGGCTTAGGTACAGGGTCAACTACAGCTTACACAATTCAATATTTAGGCGATCGCCTCAAGTCGGGTGAACTAACCGATATTGTTGGGATTCCGACCTCATTTCAGTCAGAAGTTTTATCCAAGCAATACGGCGTTCCTCTCACAACCTTAGACGCTGTAGATCATATTGATATCGCTATTGATGGGGCTGATGAAGTTGACCCCCAGAAAAACCTGATTAAAGGTGGTGGTGCAGCCCATACCCGCGAAAAAGTAGTTGATTACTTAGCTAATCAATTCATCGTTGTAGTAGACAGTGGTAAATTAGTAGACCGCTTGGGTTCGGTTTTTGCCGTACCAGTAGAAGTCATCCCAATGGCAATCACCCCCGTTACCAATGCCATTAAGCAGCTAGGTGGCAAACCAGAATTGCGGATGGGTGTAAAAAAAGCAGGGCCAGTCATCACTGACCAGGGCAACTTTGTCTTAGATGTCAGATTTGATTCCATTGACGACCCAGTTAACCTCGAAAAAATATTGAATAATATTCCTGGGGTTCTGGAGAATGGTATCTTTGTCAACTGTGCAGACATAGTTTTAGTTGGTGAAGTCAAAGACGGCCAGCCACTAGTCAGACAACTATAA
- a CDS encoding tetratricopeptide repeat protein translates to MNADYFFNQGLSDNLSREYQRTVIGGTKPTNRKVDAETYCKRGITFSRELKDYQGAIAFFNLAVEINPNYAQAYYHRGNARYCLADFTAAIADYDQALQINPTFAEYYYCRGNAYLAQGDYDQAIANYISTIEFDPLLASNINEDIANAYYYRGLHNSDHGNYQEAIIDLQQALQWHPYFAAAYSIRGNIYYKLGEYRQAIADHERAVQLDPNLAEAYQNRGNAYYALGAYQKAIADYNRTLEINPHQVGAYYNRGLISFYLNEYQQAFADFNQVLSFNSKDAQAYYQRGLIYEAWQDYQSALADYNQALQLNPELAVVYGVRANIHRHLGDYPSALADGNRLLQLQPNFAAGYCDRGTSRRCLGDYRGAITDYNQALQINPNIAEAYYGRAIAHEALQDLIGAIADYTHSIRISPDFAPAYCNRGNARRQLGDTKGALADYNQALTINTQLSEAYYNRGSLHYDQQNYRSAIADYTQALELQPESARYYSDRAHARYALQDYQGAVADYTQSIAINPGYAEDWYNRGRSYLLLGYLEEALADLNQALKFQPHWASAYLLRADILRNRGDYQAAITDFQKSADLYSQEGNTQNYQQILEIIAGLK, encoded by the coding sequence ATGAATGCTGACTATTTTTTTAATCAGGGATTATCCGATAATTTATCGAGAGAATATCAAAGAACGGTCATTGGTGGCACTAAGCCAACCAATCGCAAGGTTGATGCAGAAACTTACTGTAAACGAGGGATTACTTTTAGCCGTGAATTGAAAGATTATCAGGGGGCGATCGCCTTTTTTAATCTAGCTGTAGAAATTAATCCTAATTATGCCCAAGCCTACTATCATCGGGGGAATGCGCGTTACTGTCTTGCAGACTTTACAGCCGCGATCGCCGATTATGACCAAGCATTACAAATAAATCCTACATTCGCAGAATATTATTATTGTCGAGGTAACGCTTACTTGGCTCAAGGTGACTACGATCAAGCAATTGCCAACTATATCAGCACCATTGAGTTTGATCCTCTGTTAGCCAGTAATATAAATGAAGATATTGCTAACGCCTATTATTACCGGGGCTTACATAATAGCGACCACGGGAATTATCAAGAAGCGATTATAGATTTACAACAAGCGTTGCAATGGCATCCTTACTTTGCCGCCGCTTACAGCATTCGCGGGAACATTTACTATAAATTGGGAGAGTACCGACAAGCGATCGCCGACCATGAGCGAGCAGTGCAATTAGACCCCAACCTAGCCGAAGCTTACCAAAATAGAGGTAACGCCTACTATGCCTTAGGAGCTTATCAAAAAGCGATCGCCGATTACAACCGCACACTAGAAATTAATCCTCACCAAGTAGGAGCATATTATAATCGCGGTCTGATTAGTTTTTATCTCAACGAATATCAACAAGCCTTCGCAGATTTCAACCAAGTCTTAAGTTTCAACTCCAAAGATGCACAAGCATATTACCAACGGGGATTAATTTATGAAGCTTGGCAAGACTATCAAAGTGCATTGGCAGACTACAACCAAGCATTACAGCTAAACCCTGAATTAGCTGTAGTCTATGGTGTTCGTGCCAATATCCACCGCCATCTAGGAGACTACCCCAGCGCCTTAGCAGACGGCAATCGCTTACTGCAACTACAACCTAATTTCGCCGCCGGATATTGCGATCGTGGCACATCTCGCCGTTGCTTAGGCGATTATCGAGGAGCAATTACCGATTACAATCAGGCATTACAAATTAATCCTAATATTGCTGAAGCCTATTACGGTCGAGCCATCGCCCACGAAGCCCTACAAGACTTGATTGGGGCAATAGCAGACTATACACATTCCATCCGCATATCCCCGGATTTTGCCCCCGCTTACTGCAATCGCGGCAATGCCCGTCGTCAGTTGGGAGATACCAAGGGAGCCTTAGCAGACTACAATCAAGCCCTAACAATCAATACCCAACTCAGCGAAGCCTACTACAACCGAGGCTCCCTGCACTACGACCAACAAAATTATCGCAGTGCGATCGCCGACTATACCCAAGCCTTGGAACTACAGCCCGAATCCGCCAGATATTACAGCGATCGCGCCCATGCCCGTTACGCCTTACAAGATTATCAAGGAGCAGTTGCAGATTATACCCAATCAATCGCCATCAACCCTGGTTATGCGGAAGACTGGTACAATCGAGGTCGTAGTTATTTACTCTTGGGATACCTAGAAGAAGCACTAGCTGACTTAAACCAAGCCTTGAAGTTTCAACCCCACTGGGCTTCAGCTTACCTCCTCCGAGCCGACATCCTTCGTAATCGCGGTGACTATCAAGCAGCGATCACCGACTTCCAAAAATCAGCTGACCTCTACTCTCAAGAAGGCAACACACAAAACTATCAACAAATTCTCGAAATTATAGCTGGACTTAAGTAG
- a CDS encoding DUF6335 family protein, producing the protein MARIMTEETNNQEVNTDDLPQEITESYGTGVKEPPGYNIGIGHEYTETSPEFDLSDGNDDNYWADTVGDEAVGGTAPTPEQDITEEIEAAVGLEMPDQAFLHTNEILEQRDDRRWELDPTSSEDYEDRG; encoded by the coding sequence ATGGCTAGAATTATGACAGAAGAAACTAATAACCAAGAAGTTAATACTGATGATTTGCCGCAGGAAATTACCGAATCCTATGGTACTGGTGTCAAAGAACCACCAGGATACAACATTGGTATAGGGCATGAGTACACAGAGACTAGCCCAGAATTTGACCTGAGTGACGGCAATGACGATAATTATTGGGCAGATACCGTGGGTGATGAAGCGGTAGGTGGTACTGCTCCCACACCTGAACAAGATATCACTGAGGAAATAGAGGCCGCCGTGGGTTTAGAAATGCCCGATCAAGCTTTTCTTCACACTAATGAGATTTTAGAACAGCGTGATGATAGACGCTGGGAATTAGATCCCACTTCTTCTGAAGATTATGAAGATAGGGGTTGA
- a CDS encoding DUF2267 domain-containing protein, whose translation MEYNEFITHVQSLAQSNSRDEAQRATCATLETIKERISGEEAQTLSAQLPQELADCLRGRAGEPDESFNLQDFIMRVSRKENLEPTTTAIHVRAVFAVLQNAIRPEEFAKLHSHFSHDYEEMFGTSPTGEVPA comes from the coding sequence GTGGAATACAACGAATTTATTACTCATGTACAAAGCCTTGCTCAATCCAATTCTCGTGACGAGGCTCAAAGAGCTACCTGTGCCACTTTAGAAACTATCAAAGAACGCATTTCTGGAGAAGAAGCGCAAACCTTATCTGCTCAACTACCACAAGAGTTGGCAGACTGCTTACGAGGAAGAGCAGGGGAACCAGACGAAAGTTTTAATTTGCAAGATTTCATCATGCGGGTGAGTAGAAAAGAGAATCTAGAACCCACAACAACAGCAATTCATGTACGTGCTGTTTTTGCAGTTTTGCAAAACGCTATTAGACCAGAAGAATTTGCCAAACTACATTCTCACTTCTCCCATGATTATGAAGAAATGTTCGGTACATCACCCACTGGTGAAGTACCAGCATAA
- a CDS encoding DJ-1/PfpI/YhbO family deglycase/protease, with the protein MTNHNNSGKKKVAILIEQAVEDTEFIIPCNGLKQAGFEVVVLGSRMNEKYKGKRGRLSTQADGTTTEAIASEFDAVVIPGGMAPDKMRRNPNTVRFVQEAMEQGKLVAAVCHGPQVLIEGDLLRGKQATGFIAISKDMMNAGADYLDEALVVDGNLITSREPGDLAIFTTAILSRLGYGGKDAALPDEKDRNAEWWKLADAWGGSTKGDIVRGLNTALGGERYSLEALEKYTEKESDVEAKALFQEMITNKQRHIEYLETYLTRLGEKPSLSANIANQYAKVKTALTGSDDIYQIRSALGDIQTGIGDIGNLCAMYTDPIATAIFKEIYKDLVKYEQRLVSLYRTRTNATVQPPKPTTGAAVSM; encoded by the coding sequence ATGACCAACCATAATAATTCTGGGAAAAAGAAAGTAGCTATTCTCATCGAACAAGCAGTAGAAGATACCGAGTTTATTATTCCTTGTAATGGTTTAAAACAAGCAGGATTTGAGGTGGTTGTCCTTGGTTCGCGGATGAATGAAAAATATAAGGGAAAACGAGGCAGACTTTCCACCCAAGCTGATGGTACTACAACAGAAGCGATCGCCTCTGAATTTGATGCGGTAGTAATTCCTGGTGGAATGGCTCCCGATAAAATGCGTCGCAACCCCAATACAGTCCGCTTTGTACAAGAAGCGATGGAGCAAGGAAAATTGGTAGCGGCTGTTTGTCACGGGCCACAAGTCTTAATTGAAGGCGACTTACTCCGAGGTAAACAAGCCACCGGTTTTATCGCTATCAGCAAAGACATGATGAATGCTGGTGCTGATTATCTCGATGAAGCGCTAGTTGTTGACGGTAACTTGATTACATCCCGTGAACCTGGAGATTTGGCAATTTTCACCACAGCGATTTTGAGTCGTCTTGGTTATGGCGGTAAAGATGCAGCCTTACCAGATGAAAAAGATAGGAATGCAGAATGGTGGAAACTGGCTGATGCTTGGGGCGGTTCAACCAAAGGTGATATTGTCAGAGGTCTGAACACTGCTTTAGGTGGGGAACGTTATTCTCTGGAAGCGCTGGAGAAGTACACGGAAAAAGAATCTGATGTAGAAGCAAAAGCGCTGTTCCAAGAAATGATTACCAATAAACAGCGTCATATTGAATATCTAGAAACTTATTTGACTAGATTGGGTGAAAAACCGTCCCTCAGTGCAAATATCGCTAATCAATACGCCAAAGTAAAAACCGCTTTAACTGGTAGCGATGACATATATCAAATTCGCAGCGCCTTAGGCGATATACAAACAGGTATTGGTGATATTGGTAATCTCTGCGCCATGTACACTGACCCCATAGCCACCGCTATTTTCAAAGAAATCTACAAAGACTTGGTCAAATACGAACAGCGATTAGTATCACTATACCGTACACGTACAAATGCTACAGTCCAGCCGCCTAAGCCAACAACAGGGGCAGCTGTATCGATGTAA
- a CDS encoding SRPBCC family protein produces MTLTSGDKQGNTPGQASDTERWASLIGGGALVLLGLRQASLRGVLTALAGGGLIYQGATKQSTIQQAQEAIGINKPIKVEKTVTINKPADELYRYWHNFENLPTFMKHLKSVKVYNEKRSHWIANAPLGNSVEWDADILEDRENEFISWASVEGADVENSGFVRFQKAPGDRGTEVKVVLEYNPPGGALAAVVAKLFGEEPEQQIGDELRRFKMLMEAGEIATTEGQPSGRK; encoded by the coding sequence GTGACTTTGACATCAGGAGATAAACAGGGAAATACACCTGGCCAAGCTAGTGATACGGAACGTTGGGCTTCTCTGATTGGCGGCGGGGCGTTAGTGTTGCTGGGTTTAAGACAAGCCTCGTTGCGGGGAGTGCTGACGGCTTTAGCTGGTGGTGGTTTAATTTATCAAGGCGCGACGAAACAAAGCACAATTCAGCAAGCGCAAGAAGCGATAGGGATAAATAAACCCATCAAAGTTGAAAAGACGGTGACAATCAATAAGCCAGCAGATGAACTATACCGTTATTGGCACAACTTTGAGAATCTACCCACATTCATGAAGCATCTTAAATCTGTGAAGGTGTACAACGAAAAACGTTCTCATTGGATAGCCAACGCACCTTTAGGTAACAGTGTGGAATGGGATGCAGACATTTTAGAAGACCGAGAAAATGAGTTTATTTCTTGGGCTTCTGTGGAAGGCGCAGACGTGGAAAACTCCGGTTTTGTGCGTTTTCAAAAAGCCCCAGGCGATCGCGGTACTGAAGTGAAAGTAGTCTTAGAATACAATCCCCCCGGAGGTGCTTTAGCTGCCGTTGTTGCCAAACTTTTCGGTGAGGAACCAGAACAGCAGATTGGCGACGAACTACGCCGTTTCAAGATGCTCATGGAAGCCGGAGAAATCGCCACCACCGAGGGACAACCATCGGGGAGGAAGTAA
- a CDS encoding zinc-dependent alcohol dehydrogenase: MKAVCWYGANEVRVENVPDPKILNPRDAIIKITSTAICGSDLHIYGGYIPTVQQGDIIGHEFMGEVVEVGSGVDNLKIGDRVVVPSTIGCGRCHYCEHDMWSLCDNSNTKGWLEEKLYGNITSAIYGYSHLLGGYAGAQAEYIRVPFADVGVVKVPPDLPDEMLLFISDAIPTGYMGAEMCDIQPGDTVAVWGCGAVGQFAMISAYMMGAEKVIAIDRFPERLEMARKYAKAEVINYEEVNAGEALKEMTGGRGPDACIDAVGLEAHGVGLEDFYDQTKQKLKLESDRPHVLREMMVACRKGGTLSIMGVYGGFVDKIPFGAAFNKGLTFRMGQMHGQKYMNLLLQLILDGKLDPSFVVSHQLPLEQAPFGYHIFQQKKDNCTKVVLKP; encoded by the coding sequence ATGAAAGCAGTCTGCTGGTATGGTGCTAACGAGGTGCGGGTGGAGAATGTACCAGACCCGAAAATCCTCAATCCGCGTGATGCGATTATTAAAATTACTTCCACCGCAATTTGTGGTTCTGATTTACATATTTACGGCGGCTATATCCCGACAGTGCAGCAGGGTGACATTATTGGTCACGAGTTTATGGGGGAAGTTGTCGAGGTGGGGAGCGGAGTTGATAATTTAAAAATAGGCGATCGCGTTGTTGTTCCTTCTACAATTGGCTGTGGTAGATGCCACTATTGTGAGCATGATATGTGGTCGCTGTGCGATAACTCCAATACCAAAGGTTGGTTAGAAGAAAAACTCTACGGCAACATCACCTCAGCCATTTACGGCTATTCTCACCTCTTAGGTGGTTACGCTGGCGCACAAGCTGAATATATCCGCGTCCCCTTCGCTGATGTCGGTGTGGTGAAAGTTCCACCAGACTTACCAGACGAAATGCTGTTATTCATCTCCGACGCTATCCCCACAGGTTATATGGGTGCAGAGATGTGTGATATTCAACCGGGTGATACTGTCGCCGTTTGGGGTTGTGGCGCTGTTGGACAATTCGCCATGATTAGCGCCTATATGATGGGTGCAGAAAAAGTCATCGCCATAGATCGCTTTCCTGAACGTCTAGAGATGGCGAGAAAATACGCTAAAGCCGAAGTCATAAATTACGAAGAAGTCAATGCAGGTGAGGCTTTAAAAGAAATGACCGGCGGACGAGGCCCTGATGCTTGTATTGACGCGGTTGGGTTGGAAGCGCATGGCGTTGGTTTAGAAGACTTTTACGACCAAACAAAGCAAAAGCTGAAACTAGAAAGCGATCGCCCCCATGTATTGCGGGAAATGATGGTTGCTTGTCGTAAAGGCGGGACTCTCTCAATTATGGGTGTCTACGGTGGATTTGTAGACAAAATACCTTTTGGCGCGGCTTTTAATAAAGGTCTAACCTTCAGGATGGGGCAAATGCACGGTCAAAAATACATGAATTTGTTACTACAACTCATCCTAGATGGCAAACTCGACCCATCTTTTGTAGTCAGTCATCAATTACCTTTAGAACAAGCACCATTTGGTTATCACATTTTCCAACAGAAAAAAGACAACTGCACTAAAGTTGTACTCAAACCGTAA